A region from the Variovorax paradoxus genome encodes:
- a CDS encoding TRAP transporter substrate-binding protein codes for MNHKFGIALAGLTLGAAAFAQTKWDLPTAYPATNFHTENITQFASDVDKGSGGKLKITVHSNASLFKAPEIKRAVQGGQAQLGEILLVNYQNEWQMFGADGIPFLADSYDAAWKLYQAQKPALEKKLAEQGIVLLYTVAWPPQGIFVKKEIASAADLKGVKWRAYSPATARIGELVGAQPVTVQQAELSQAMATGVIESYMSSGSTGYDTKTYEYIKNFYDMQAWLPKNAVLMNKKAFDALDKPTQDAVLKAAADAEKRGWELSKKKNVEYLDLLKKNGMTVHVPSAALKADMKKVGDTMIKEWLEKAGPDGQAVVDAYKKM; via the coding sequence ATGAATCACAAGTTCGGCATTGCCCTGGCTGGCCTCACCCTCGGCGCCGCAGCCTTCGCGCAAACCAAGTGGGACCTGCCCACCGCCTACCCGGCGACCAACTTCCACACCGAGAACATCACCCAGTTCGCGAGCGATGTCGACAAGGGCAGCGGCGGCAAGCTCAAGATCACGGTGCATTCCAACGCCTCGCTGTTCAAGGCGCCCGAAATCAAGCGCGCCGTGCAAGGCGGCCAGGCGCAGCTCGGCGAGATCCTGCTGGTCAACTACCAGAACGAATGGCAGATGTTCGGCGCCGATGGCATTCCCTTCCTCGCCGACAGCTACGACGCGGCCTGGAAGCTCTATCAGGCACAGAAGCCTGCGCTCGAAAAGAAGCTGGCCGAACAGGGCATCGTGCTGCTCTACACGGTGGCCTGGCCGCCGCAGGGCATCTTCGTGAAGAAGGAAATCGCTTCGGCCGCCGACCTCAAGGGCGTGAAGTGGCGCGCCTACAGCCCCGCCACCGCGCGCATCGGCGAACTGGTCGGTGCGCAGCCGGTCACCGTGCAGCAGGCCGAGCTGTCGCAGGCCATGGCCACGGGCGTGATCGAGTCGTACATGTCATCTGGCTCGACCGGCTACGACACCAAGACCTACGAGTACATCAAGAACTTCTACGACATGCAGGCCTGGCTGCCCAAGAATGCGGTGCTCATGAACAAGAAGGCCTTCGACGCGCTCGACAAGCCCACGCAGGACGCGGTGCTGAAGGCCGCCGCCGATGCCGAGAAGCGCGGCTGGGAACTCTCGAAGAAGAAGAACGTCGAATATCTGGATCTGCTCAAGAAGAACGGCATGACCGTGCATGTGCCCTCCGCTGCGCTCAAGGCCGACATGAAGAAGGTCGGCGACACCATGATCAAGGAGTGGCTCGAGAAGGCCGGCCCCGACGGCCAGGCGGTGGTCGACGCATACAAGAAGATGTGA
- a CDS encoding ComEA family DNA-binding protein, with the protein MLKKILAMAAMLFAVVSFAAVDVNKGTAADLDGIKGVGPAMSKRILDARKEGEFKDWPDFMQRVKGVKEKKAEKLSAEGLTVNGKAFGGQATAPAAPKADKVAKAPKATDAKPAKP; encoded by the coding sequence ATGCTGAAGAAAATCCTGGCCATGGCGGCCATGCTGTTCGCGGTTGTCTCGTTCGCCGCTGTCGATGTCAACAAGGGCACGGCTGCCGATCTCGACGGCATCAAGGGCGTTGGCCCTGCCATGTCCAAGCGCATCCTCGACGCACGCAAGGAAGGCGAGTTCAAGGACTGGCCCGACTTCATGCAGCGCGTCAAGGGCGTGAAGGAAAAGAAGGCCGAGAAGCTGTCGGCCGAAGGGCTCACGGTCAATGGCAAGGCCTTCGGCGGCCAGGCAACAGCACCCGCTGCCCCCAAGGCAGACAAGGTCGCCAAGGCGCCCAAGGCCACCGACGCAAAACCTGCCAAGCCCTGA
- a CDS encoding TRAP transporter small permease produces MRKTLDFLYNSAAALAALFMVGLLVMVLLSIVGRQLHFNVPGIDAYAGYLMAGAGFLALAHTLKRGEHIRVTLVLQNLPPAAQRWLERWAMGAGALLAVLFAWYSARLVFQSHDFHDISTGNDATPLWLPQLSMAVGALVFAIAAFDEFVIEWRGRPARPVETEALRHE; encoded by the coding sequence ATGCGAAAGACGCTTGATTTCCTCTACAACAGCGCCGCCGCCCTGGCGGCGCTTTTCATGGTCGGCCTGCTGGTGATGGTGCTGCTCTCCATCGTGGGCCGGCAGCTCCATTTCAATGTTCCGGGCATCGATGCCTATGCCGGCTACCTGATGGCCGGTGCCGGTTTTCTTGCGCTCGCCCACACGCTCAAGCGCGGCGAGCACATCCGCGTGACCCTGGTGCTGCAGAATCTGCCGCCCGCGGCGCAGCGCTGGCTCGAACGCTGGGCGATGGGCGCGGGCGCCCTGCTCGCGGTGCTGTTCGCCTGGTACAGCGCGCGACTGGTGTTCCAGTCGCACGACTTCCACGACATTTCCACCGGCAACGACGCCACGCCGCTGTGGCTGCCGCAGCTCTCGATGGCCGTGGGTGCGCTGGTGTTCGCCATTGCGGCCTTCGACGAGTTCGTGATCGAGTGGCGCGGAAGGCCGGCCAGGCCGGTCGAAACGGAGGCCTTGCGCCATGAGTGA